A segment of the Candidatus Protochlamydia naegleriophila genome:
AGCTCTTACAAGATGATCTGAAGAGGCTTTAGAGGCTGAATAGGGGGAGTTTGGCTGATAGGCAGTCTCTTCCGTAAAATAGCCTTCCGACCCAAGCGACCCATATACCTCATCGGTTGAAACGTGATGGAAATGAATATGGGGATTTTTACGTACAGCTTCCAATAACTGGAAGGTTCCTAAAATATTAGTTTCGACAAAGGCCTTGGGGCCCAAGATACTGCGATCCACATGGCTTTCGGCGGCAAAGTGGATGATAGTATCAATAGCATGTTCTTGGCAGACATGTTCAAGAAGCGCCCCATTGCAAATATCGCCTTTTTCGAAAATATAGCGGCTGTCTTGCGAGACAGAAGCTAGATTTTCTAAATTTCCCGCATAGGTCAATGCATCAAAATTGACACATGTACCCTTAAAAGCCGTTTCAGGAGAAAGTAAATAGCGGATAAAAGCCGATCCAATAAAGCCGGCACCGCCAGTCACCAAAATATTTTGAACTTTTCTTTCTTGCATGCTTAGCCCGACTGTTGAGTTTCTTGATACTTTTTATAGCTCACTAAATAGTCAGCTAACGCCTCTTGCCATGGACGAGGTGTTCGACCCAATTGCGATTCAATTTTCTTTGTACTCAAAGTGGAATAGGCCGGCCTTTGAGCTGGAGTTGGATATTCATGCGAGGCGATTGGCTCCAAGTGGCAATCTTTGCGAATCAAGCGCATCTCTTGCCCTTGCCTGTAAATTTCTTTAGCAAATTGATACCAACTTGTTTCAAAAGCATTGGCAAAATGGTAGATTCCCTCTTCATCTAGCAGATTTAAGGCAGCCTCGGCTAAATCCTGACAGTAAGTTGGCCTGCCAATCTGATCAGAAACAATGCGCAGCTGCTCTTTTTCATTCATGAGCCTCAACATTGTCTCAACAAAATTCTTCCCGGGCAATCCGAAGAGCCAAGAAGTACGGATAATGCAAGAGTATTCATGCTCATCGAGCAGCTTCATTTCTCCCGCTAACTTACTCATTCCATAAGCCCCCATCGGAGTGCAACTATGATCTTCAGTATAGGGGCTTCGTCCTTTGCCATCGAATACATAATCGGTCGAAAAGTGAATCACCCGTGCACCATGCCTGCGTCCCGCAATTCCTAAGTGGTGGGGCCCGACCGCATTGACTAAATACGCTTGCTTCATCTCTGCCTCAGCCTTGTCAACCTGAGTATAAGCTGCACAATTGATAATATGAGAGATCTTCTGAACCCTCACAAAGTCTGACACTTGATCCAATTGGGTGATATCGATATCTCTATAGTCATTGCCGATAAAGGGGATCTGTCGATCGGTTAGCAGACGTTTAAAATGCGAGCCCAACATACCAGAGGCTCCGCAAATCCAAATTTTTTTCATTAGCTTACTCCTTGCAGCTGAAGCATGCTTTCATGAAACGAAAGAGCCTCAAGATCTCTTTCAGAAACGATCGGTTGGTCGGTTGGCCATTGAATTTTAACCTGAGGATCATTCCAACGAAATCCTTTTTCATGTTGCGGATCATAAGGCGTACTCACCTTATACATCACATGCGCCTCATCGCTTAAGACGCAAAAACCATGTGCAAAACCAACGGGAATAAAAAGTTGGTGGTGTTCCTGATCATCTAAAATGACCCCTTCCCATTGCCCATATGTGAGAGAATCTGGCCGAATGTCGACCGCTACATCGTAGATCTTTCCAACAGCCACGCGAACAAGCTTCGCTTGACCCGGAATCGATTGAAAGTGCATTCCGCGAATGCATCCTTTTTGTGAAAAAGAATGATTATCCTGCAAGAAAGACTCTGGGATACCCATTTTCTGATAAAGAGGCTGCTTGAAACTTTCTAGAAAAAAACCGCGACTATCTTTAAATACCCTCGGTTTGACAAGCTTTAAGCCATTTAGACGTAAATCAATGATTTCCATGATGAGGCCCTTTTTCTGCCAGTTCCATTAAATAGCGTCCATACAAACTCTTACCAAGCTTTTCGCCCAAGAGCTTGAGTTGATTCCTCGAAATAAAATTTTGATTATAAGCAATCTCTTCGAGAGCTGCAATGCAATGGCCTTGCCTTTCTTCAATAACCTGCACAAATTGGCTCGCTTGCATAAGGCTCTCATAAGTACCCGCATCTAGCCAGGTAAAGCCTCTTCCCATTACATGCACAGAAGCTTGGCCCCGATTTAAATATTCCTGATTGACATCCGTAATTTCTAACTCACCTCGAGCCGATGGCTTCAATCCATGCGCTATATCAACCACCTGATTGTCATAAAAATAAAGACCCGTTACGGCAATCGAAGACTTTGGTTTTTTAGGCTTTTCCTCTATCGATAAAATCTTACCCTGGGAATCAAATTCGACAACACCATACCTTTCTGGATCCTTCACGTCATAGCCAAATAAAGTGGCTCCCTCTTTTTTCTCACGCGCACTTTTTAAAAGTTCACTCAAATGACTGCCATAAAAAATGTTATCTCCCAAAACCAGGCAAACAGACTCTTTACCGATGAACTCTTTTCCAATAATAAACGCCTCTGCCAAACCATTCGGCTTTTCCTGCACAGCGTAACTAAAGCTCACTCCTAATTGCGATCCATCACCCAATAAACGCTTAAACAACGGCATGTCTTCTGGAGTCGAAATAATCAGAATATCTTTAATATGCGCCAACATCAGCACAGATAAAGGATAATAGATCATTGGTTTATTGTAGACCGGCAACAGTTGCTTTGTTACCCCTAATGTTAATGGATGAAGGCGGGTTCCACTTCCTCCAGCCAAAATAATCCCTTTCATAATCCATCCCCTTTGAAGTGTATTTTTAGGAGTGGCATATTAAAACGGAGCTTGGATTTTGTCAATCTGACAACCTCAAAATTCTTTTTAGCAAGCTTTAATTGCATAATTAAAAGATTACAAAACCAATAAAAAACACTCTGTATTAACAATTAAATTCTACTATTTCTATTTTTATCAATAAGCATCCAAAAGATTAGCAAACTACTTTTTAATTAGATTTTTTTAACGAGAGCTTTTAGGCTCTTAGCATTCTAAAAGAATTTGATTCACTTAAGAGAATGTTTACAAAATCCGAATTGGCTGTTTTGCTATAAAGACACCGATCAGATAAACACTCTAAATTTTTCTCATCATTTTATTTGTGTAAAAAAATTTTTTTAATTAGATTCGAATTTTACCTTTTATATTGAGGTTTTAATCCCTCCTAGGGGTATTTATGAAGCCACATCAATCAAAATAAAGCGCTATAATAGAATCGGAAGAGCACTACTCAAAGCCTCAGAAAGACAGCTCAAAATCGGTAATTGAGGATGATTTAGGTAAGTTTTCTTTTCACTTTCACAATAAACAAGGGAGGCCATGTGGCAAGCGTTTCTTATACTAAAATAATGTCGCGCAGTTTTGCATCATTGCTTTGTACACTATCACTTTGGAGTACACCAGCAAAGGTTGAAGCAAGTTGCTGTGAAGATGACTGCTGTGACGGTGGTTGGTGGAGCGGCGGAGCTGGGCGTACAGCCTTAATCATTGGTGGTGCAGCAGTTGTTGGTGGTATCGCAGGCGCCATCGCCGGAAATGCAAGCAGCGGACACAGCCATCATGGAAGACGGGGTCCAACAGGTGCGACTGGTGCAACAGGTGCTGTAGGACCTGCTGGTCCAGCTGGACCTAGTGTATTTGTTACCGACGTCGGTCAAAGCTTAACCTTCTCATATGGATTAACAGCCGCTGCAATCCTGCTAGGTGATGCGGTCGTCATTCCATTTGTTGAAAGACCAGATGGCATTGTTGTAGAAGGCCCGCCTGTTACGATTAGTATTCTTGGCATTCCAACTATTGCCCCTATTACAATTGTTGATCCAGTATTTGGAACCTACCATGCAGGCCTCCAAATCACCTCAGGAGGACTTGCAACAGTCGGTTTGAGCTTGACAATTGCTGTAGGAGCGAGCAGAGATGGTTCATTGACAAATGTTGGAACAGATGGAATCGATCCAACCGCTCTATTTTCAATTGGTGCCACAGAAGCTCAAACAACCACAGAGTTTACCTACGGCCCAGCTAATATTCCTTAATTGGCCAGTCTCAAAAAGGCTCTTTCGGGAGCCTTTTCTTTTTTACCATTCAAAGCTTAAGCCAAATTCAGCCCTCTACTAGTCGTGGCGCAACGCCTTAATGGGATCCATATTCGCGGCCTTAAAAGCAGGATAGAGCCCTGAGCAAAGGCCAACGCCAGATGACATGGTCAGTGATAAGACGATTGACCAAACAGTCACGATCGTTTTCCAGTCTGCTATGTAGCCGATCAGAAAAGAAAATCCTATCCCGATTAAAATGCCGAGTATGGCCCCCGTTAATGTTAAAAGCAGCGTTTCAAGCAAAAATTGCATCATGATGTGCTTTTTATTGGCTCCTACAGCACGTCGAATACCGATTTCCCGGGTTCTTTCTGAAACTGTTGCCAGCATGATATTCATAATGCCGATCCCCCCCACCAATAAGGAAATCGCCGCAATGCTGCCCAATACCCAATTAAATGTTTGCTGCGTGCGCTGGGCTTGATTGAGGAGCTCTTGCGGAATAATAATTTGGTAATCTTCATATCCCCCGTGCAAACGATCTAAAATCGTTTTGACGAGTTGGGAAATCATGCTCATTTGTTGAGGCTGATTGACCTGCAAAATAATTTCTGAAAGCGTCTCTTTTTTGGCAAGGCCTACACGAGGCAAGGCTTTTTCAGATCCTAATGGAATAAAAATAATCTTGTCCAAATTGCGCGTCGTGATTGAGCTATTCTTGCTAGCCTTCCAATGGGTGGGTTTTAAAACTCCCACGACCTGATACTGAATATTTTCTATTCTAATGGAACGTCCCACCTGCCCCTGTTTGCCGAGGCTTTTAGCAGCTTCATAGCCTAGGACACAGACCATCTGCCTACGCTGATGATCGAGATCACAAATAAATCTGCCCTCCGCGAGCCTTAAAGCCTTCATATCGGCAAAAGAACGTGTGACGGCTAAAATTTCAGGAGAAGTGGAGGCTAGCATGCCAGTAATTGAGGCTTCAATTGTCTTAATAGGGGCTTGATAGGTAATATGAGGTATGTTTTTCTCTAGAGCTTCTGCGTCCTGCCAGGTCAGCCCCCTAGAGCGTTTTTCCATGGCTTTATGCTGCTGGTCCTCCGATAAGGCATTTTGCCGGATGATGATGCTATTCATCCCTAGCTGTTCAATCTGCTCAAGCGTTTCTTGCTTAGCGCCTTCACCAATTGAAAGCATAGCTACAACCGCTACAACGCCAAAGAGTACTCCTAAAGTACTTAAAACAGTCCTCAGTCTATGCATCAACAACGACCGGAAACATTTTTGAATTTCGTTATAACTGATCATAGTCGTCATGTTTAATTTAATTGATCTGCTATCACTTTACCATCACGCATGCGAATCAAACGCGGACAATGGGCCCCCACGAGCTCATCATGGGTGATGGTGACAAGTGTGACTCCTTGCTCATTGAGATTGCGGAACAAATTGAGAATCGTCCGCCCAGTCTCTGTATCTAAATTGCCCGTCGGCTCATCAGCTAAAATGATTAACGGATTAATGGCCAGCGCCCGCGCAATGGCAACGCGCTGTGTTTCCCCCCCCGATAGCTGAGAGGGAACATGGTAGCGGCGATGGCTGAGCCCTACACGATCAATAGACTCTAAAATTCTTTTTTTAACAATTTCGGCATCCAAAAAGGTCTGCTGATATAAAAAAGGGATTTCAACGTTTTCATAAACGTTCAATTGCGGGATCAAATTGAAAGACTGGAAAACAAAGCCGATTTTTGAAGCCCTAATAAGCGCCAGTTCCTGATCGCTCAATTTGGAGACGTCTTGTCCGTCAAGCCAATAATGACCAAGCGTTGGTTTGTCTAAACACCCTAATAAGTGCAAAAGAGTCGATTTTCCCGATCCCGACGGCCCCATGATCGCTAACGACTCTCCTTGAAAAACCGTTAAATTAACCTCTTGCAGGGCTTGCACGAGTCCATGGCCCATTTGATAAGACTTGCTTAGGTTCTCAACCTTGACCAATGCTTTTTTCATGAGTCGTCCCTAGCAAATGGATTGAGCAGGCAGACACACTCGCCTTCTTCAACTCCATCTGTAATTTGCATCAACTGCTCATTGCTAATCCCTGTTGCCACCTGTCTTTTCTCATAACCAGAGCCGCAATTGACATAGCAATAATTTTGCTTGTACTCGCCAAAGACAGCATGCAAAGGAACTGTTAACACATTGTCAGCCTGCTGAGCATGAATGGTCACTCTTGTCGTCATGCCAGGCCGCAAGCGCGCGTCTGAGCTATCGAGTGCAATGCGCACTTCAAAGTATTTCTCTTCACTGATGCGTCCAAGATCTGACAATGCCAATACGCCTATCGAAGAGACTGTTCCATTAAAGGAAAGATGGGGATAGGCATCGACCTCAATCGTTGCTTTTTTACCCACTCCCACTTTAAATAAATCGACCTCTCTAACGCGCGTCTTAACAACCATTGAGCTCAAATCAGGCAAATCCATCAAAGGCTGATTTTTGACCAAGATATCTCCAACGCGCGGCTTTCTTTTTTGGCCTGAGCGGTATTCTTCGCGATGCACAACCATGCCGGGAGCCGGTGCTAAGATGAGCGTCTGATCCAATTCCTTTTCATCGTGATGAAGTTGAACATTGTAGTCTTGCAGCAATTGCGTCGCTTGCTGGAGCAGGGCCCGCGCCTTAGCCACTTTGTAAACCCCTGTTTTAGCCGACTCTTCCTGTTTAATTCTGGCTCGCTTTAAACTCGTTTCCGCTTTTTTAATCTGCATGGGATAGACGTGGTTGACGTAGCTTTCATATTGAAGCTTGCTGACTTCGTAAGACTCTTCCTCTTCGGCTAATTTTTTTTGCGCCTGCTTGAGCTCAGCCGGATTTAAAAAACCCTGTTCTTGCAAAGCGATTAAATCATTGGAATACATGTTGAGTTCATCGTACTTTAACCACGCCTTTTGCATCGCTCCCTTCAAACGAGAAATTTCCTGGGGGCCATCTCCATGGATAATTTTTTCAATTTCCAACTCTGCCATCTCTACTTCGTATGCTGCCGTTTTGCTCTCATGCTGGGCCTGATTCTCCTCCCATTCTAGAGTTTGCTTAAGCGTGATCAAATAGACGTCTTGCTCTTTAATTTGCAATCTCAACTTTTCGAGTTTTTCCTCGAAAGGGGTAGGATCCATTTTTACTAAAACCTGCCCTGGAGCCACGGTTATGCCATCTGGAATGATATCGATGATTTTCCCTAAGTCTCCTTTAATAGAAGAAGCGATAATGGTAGAGCGGGCAGCCTCCAATTCTCCTACTGTCTTAACTTCAACAGTCAGATTCCGTTTTTCGGCCTGAACAATAGGAACTAAGATAGGACTGGACAATGAGCGCGTTTGCCAAAAAGCTGCACCCACTAACAAGACACTCAAACCGGTTCCCACTATAAATTTCGTGATCTTTTTCATTTGACTACATGCACGGTTTATCTGTTAAAAGGCCTATTGCCGCTAAAAGCTGATACTGCCCGACGATATGTTCAATCAAAGCTCCCCAATAATTTTGCTCAGCCGAACGAAGTGATTTCTCAGCCTGGATGACATCAAAATTGTTCGCCATCCCTCGATCAAATTTCAGCTGAGATAAATGCAACTCTCCTCGCGCAGTATGAATCTGTTCTTCTTGGACTTTGATGCGCTTGTGGGCTTTTTGCAGCTGCCTAATTGCTTTTTTGACTTCCAGCACCAAGTTGGCTTCGGTTTGCTCCACACCGCGGGCCGCACTATCAATGGCAAGCAAACTCTGCTCGTAAGCTATCAAATCGCCTTGAGGATCAAAATCAGTCGCTGTGGAAAAACCTACACCCCATGTACTTTCACGATGCCTCGAACAAGAACGCGTGAAATACTGATCTCTTCCACAATTAGAGTAATTCAATACTAAATTGAGTTCTGGATACAGATTTTTTTTAGCTATAACGGACAGACGGTAATTCTCACGCCACTGATCTTCAGCCTGATCCATTTCTATGCGGTTCTTCAATGCCAATTTGACTGCCTCGTCCAATTCAAAAGGACTTGGGCTATAAGCAAGCGGCACCTCTACCTGAATTTCCATGTTTAGTGGCAGCGCAAGAATATCACGCACAGCATCTTCAGCATCTTGAAGCCTATCTTGGGCACTTGTCAAAGCATCTTCGGCATGATGCAGCTCAATCTCTGCTCGATAAACATCCAAAGCTTCCGACAAACCAATTTTTTCCTTCAGTTTGGCAGCCTGATAAAATTTACTTATCCGCTGATAAGACTCTTCGCTGATTGCTAACGATTTTTGCGACTTAATCACTTCATATAAAGACGTAATCGTGCGAATAACCAGCTGAATCTGAGCTAAATAAAGACTGCGGGTAGCAGTTCTCAATTTATATTGGGCACCTTTTACACCAGATAATTGATAGTCTCTGCCGAAGCCGCGTAAAAGCGGCTGAGAAATCAGCGCTCGCAAATCGG
Coding sequences within it:
- the rfbD gene encoding dTDP-4-dehydrorhamnose reductase, whose amino-acid sequence is MKKIWICGASGMLGSHFKRLLTDRQIPFIGNDYRDIDITQLDQVSDFVRVQKISHIINCAAYTQVDKAEAEMKQAYLVNAVGPHHLGIAGRRHGARVIHFSTDYVFDGKGRSPYTEDHSCTPMGAYGMSKLAGEMKLLDEHEYSCIIRTSWLFGLPGKNFVETMLRLMNEKEQLRIVSDQIGRPTYCQDLAEAALNLLDEEGIYHFANAFETSWYQFAKEIYRQGQEMRLIRKDCHLEPIASHEYPTPAQRPAYSTLSTKKIESQLGRTPRPWQEALADYLVSYKKYQETQQSG
- the rfbA gene encoding glucose-1-phosphate thymidylyltransferase RfbA — its product is MKGIILAGGSGTRLHPLTLGVTKQLLPVYNKPMIYYPLSVLMLAHIKDILIISTPEDMPLFKRLLGDGSQLGVSFSYAVQEKPNGLAEAFIIGKEFIGKESVCLVLGDNIFYGSHLSELLKSAREKKEGATLFGYDVKDPERYGVVEFDSQGKILSIEEKPKKPKSSIAVTGLYFYDNQVVDIAHGLKPSARGELEITDVNQEYLNRGQASVHVMGRGFTWLDAGTYESLMQASQFVQVIEERQGHCIAALEEIAYNQNFISRNQLKLLGEKLGKSLYGRYLMELAEKGPHHGNH
- a CDS encoding TolC family protein, which encodes MIEAENLGMKARKTSRVRCSRLLGLCFLLLIFMPCTGSAQPEDNSNAEDSVKESEEAYLLTLETALTRALQYNRQLINTNDSVTQARYSIELAWSEFDIQILPNSRAGYVGGGSAGTGFSVGGGIDFSKRFTNGTLVSLGPSILKTREHYHTDLRALISQPLLRGFGRDYQLSGVKGAQYKLRTATRSLYLAQIQLVIRTITSLYEVIKSQKSLAISEESYQRISKFYQAAKLKEKIGLSEALDVYRAEIELHHAEDALTSAQDRLQDAEDAVRDILALPLNMEIQVEVPLAYSPSPFELDEAVKLALKNRIEMDQAEDQWRENYRLSVIAKKNLYPELNLVLNYSNCGRDQYFTRSCSRHRESTWGVGFSTATDFDPQGDLIAYEQSLLAIDSAARGVEQTEANLVLEVKKAIRQLQKAHKRIKVQEEQIHTARGELHLSQLKFDRGMANNFDVIQAEKSLRSAEQNYWGALIEHIVGQYQLLAAIGLLTDKPCM
- a CDS encoding ABC transporter permease, coding for MHRLRTVLSTLGVLFGVVAVVAMLSIGEGAKQETLEQIEQLGMNSIIIRQNALSEDQQHKAMEKRSRGLTWQDAEALEKNIPHITYQAPIKTIEASITGMLASTSPEILAVTRSFADMKALRLAEGRFICDLDHQRRQMVCVLGYEAAKSLGKQGQVGRSIRIENIQYQVVGVLKPTHWKASKNSSITTRNLDKIIFIPLGSEKALPRVGLAKKETLSEIILQVNQPQQMSMISQLVKTILDRLHGGYEDYQIIIPQELLNQAQRTQQTFNWVLGSIAAISLLVGGIGIMNIMLATVSERTREIGIRRAVGANKKHIMMQFLLETLLLTLTGAILGILIGIGFSFLIGYIADWKTIVTVWSIVLSLTMSSGVGLCSGLYPAFKAANMDPIKALRHD
- a CDS encoding HlyD family secretion protein, with the translated sequence MKKITKFIVGTGLSVLLVGAAFWQTRSLSSPILVPIVQAEKRNLTVEVKTVGELEAARSTIIASSIKGDLGKIIDIIPDGITVAPGQVLVKMDPTPFEEKLEKLRLQIKEQDVYLITLKQTLEWEENQAQHESKTAAYEVEMAELEIEKIIHGDGPQEISRLKGAMQKAWLKYDELNMYSNDLIALQEQGFLNPAELKQAQKKLAEEEESYEVSKLQYESYVNHVYPMQIKKAETSLKRARIKQEESAKTGVYKVAKARALLQQATQLLQDYNVQLHHDEKELDQTLILAPAPGMVVHREEYRSGQKRKPRVGDILVKNQPLMDLPDLSSMVVKTRVREVDLFKVGVGKKATIEVDAYPHLSFNGTVSSIGVLALSDLGRISEEKYFEVRIALDSSDARLRPGMTTRVTIHAQQADNVLTVPLHAVFGEYKQNYCYVNCGSGYEKRQVATGISNEQLMQITDGVEEGECVCLLNPFARDDS
- a CDS encoding ABC transporter ATP-binding protein; its protein translation is MKKALVKVENLSKSYQMGHGLVQALQEVNLTVFQGESLAIMGPSGSGKSTLLHLLGCLDKPTLGHYWLDGQDVSKLSDQELALIRASKIGFVFQSFNLIPQLNVYENVEIPFLYQQTFLDAEIVKKRILESIDRVGLSHRRYHVPSQLSGGETQRVAIARALAINPLIILADEPTGNLDTETGRTILNLFRNLNEQGVTLVTITHDELVGAHCPRLIRMRDGKVIADQLN
- the rfbC gene encoding dTDP-4-dehydrorhamnose 3,5-epimerase, whose translation is MEIIDLRLNGLKLVKPRVFKDSRGFFLESFKQPLYQKMGIPESFLQDNHSFSQKGCIRGMHFQSIPGQAKLVRVAVGKIYDVAVDIRPDSLTYGQWEGVILDDQEHHQLFIPVGFAHGFCVLSDEAHVMYKVSTPYDPQHEKGFRWNDPQVKIQWPTDQPIVSERDLEALSFHESMLQLQGVS